One Pochonia chlamydosporia 170 chromosome 5, whole genome shotgun sequence DNA segment encodes these proteins:
- a CDS encoding GATA transcription factor (Ams2) (similar to Cordyceps militaris CM01 XP_006668423.1), with the protein MASPRPIAPMGNESWNSQHPQQQQQHYQNHYQQLQPQPPQQPQQPQHMPPQPAHTEADENGVQIRPMGLKVHYTFDKEGKVNCLARFPHPLQVQTVPIDDTNFIGVVDLRSCIHAVMECSPELAGQECDYTIYAVDFSEPDTPLVGQGMLSWALESMQNDSTMQQPKLVTGRVTKNLLGVFGGGNRETLEVRLRLSVAARPNRPVIQHNSGNDAQQHQQQQQNRPMESAMTPTGTSEWNSFIQSNPQIGQGGHVSRVASPALSQGHGHQQQPPMIGRRDSFGPGAIQQLQQMQQMMPTQDVHRVAPIPVDPSEHRADGAAPSSRPSSRASSRAPRRKQPTGRPRGRPRKKAAEGNTSGYEDGTEGEDGPTKKRVKTTQVERAAPNPFASGPESLRVAASTSGSLRTFRPVLANGEAASGGGNHLQEVPRAPTPVPDGPLRGLPGRGPGQAKLRRESTLSHQPLSNNSSFTESRQPLSPSQEDGRSPESIAPTPTYSVESPADIGSSPPVQRATPFIRSSPPPSSPILPPMPPTELPHDASFVTDDLDDLFGDEAIAPIPIAPKKSHAAAALRKPTEARNASGVPIQVFQMQDGPTGQDLVHIFSYNTPQPASASGNDKPDNASLPPLKKAPVRIAAKKKTKPASPPGMAPTPPPTTDAAEKPVSPSLVADTGMDDSTRKPAHPINIAPKPALEQPQGQDIDGQAPEKETQPAKAQIVARPPRQLSRSQSAGPLALPAIPASEPAGPSSLSQSVTVEPEFPAPPAPSTLKRAASTGPLTLPIPASDPVVPIALPTSTEHIDSVIARSDAIPPPSSPPLTSTRANKNFVKKHAIKQRLEEAIMNGEMPPYCSNCGAIETPTWRKIWVQENDGIPEYCEYSEKPGKITAIEILQRDADEKPTLHRLIKKSLASDDDREKWQERLLCNPCGIWLTKCKSHRPQDRWDKDLARVGQERRKRGTGRSKKSRGKDDGGVNPTSEAYLPTDALGPIEPSSPKKPYVDGPQNQQDLDLNMRETSAGLDMQESRSNPGSTHSRGSGTVKSPIDVEFDEAVGSTKRLLFPSPRKDGTPKTLGEIDVNIVQTTDDCRPKGSGIGKENMASTRHDGEANDDNDLEALFKSPTLPRPSTPPPNAKATTPSEPFKTPTRPTPSHRPITRSISRSIRSIRSIASPSQALMDRTPTKTPRLPGSASRRRSPRNHQGGFEVFDTPISRTISQMFSEGNGFGGDDLDLSSLPALDGNAGSLIDFGNLLSTDAVMPSSPPKDGSMSFDYHASSSVWAQWDLDTAGSMDTD; encoded by the exons ATGGCGTCGCCTCGGCCCATCGCGCCCATGGGCAACGAGTCTTGGAACAGCCAGcatcctcagcagcagcagcagcattaTCAGAACCATTATCAGCAACTGCagccacaaccaccacagcagccgcagcagccgcagcacATGCCTCCTCAGCCTGCTCATACCGAAGCTGACGAGAATGGTGTTCAAATCAGACCAATGGGCC TCAAGGTTCATTACACCTTCGACAAGGAAGGCAAGGTGAATTGCCTGGCGAGATTCCCACATCCTCTCCAGGTTCAGACAGTGCCAATCGACGATACGAATTTCATCGGTGTGGTTGATTTGAGATCATGTATCCACGCCGTCATGGAGTGCAGCCCCGAgcttgctggccaagaatgcGACTACACTATTTACGCCGTCGACTTTTCAGAGCCCGATACGCCTTTGGTCGGACAAGGTATGCTCTCATGGGCTCTTGAGTCCATGCAAAATGATTCCACGATGCAGCAGCCTAAACTAGTGACCGGGCGCGTGACCAAGAACCTGTTGGGCGTTTTTGGGGGTGGCAACCGCGAAACTCTCGAGGTTAGATTACGACTCTCCGTTGCGGCAAGACCGAATAGACCCGTTATCCAGCACAACAGTGGCAATGATGcccagcagcatcagcaacaacagcaaaatAGACCGATGGAGAGCGCCATGACTCCTACCGGCACTTCAGAATGGAACTCCTTCATTCAATCAAATCCACAAattggccaaggcggccaTGTTTCAAGAGTTGCCTCTCCGGCATTGTCACAGGGTCAtggccaccagcagcaaccgCCCATGATAGGCAGACGGGATTCTTTCGGGCCGGGAGCTAtccagcagctgcagcagatgcagcagatgatgccaacaCAGGATGTCCACAGAGTAGCGCCGATACCAGTGGACCCAAGCGAGCACAGGGCTGACGGCGCTGCGCCATCGTCAAGACCGTCAAGTCGGGCATCTAGCAGGGCCCCCAGGAGAAAACAGCCTACTGGTCGCCCAAGAGGCAGGCCGcgaaagaaggctgctgaagGGAATACCTCTGGATATGAAGATGGCACAGAAGGCGAAGACGGCCCTACCAAGAAAAGGGTCAAGACCACGCAGGTTGAGAGGGCAGCACCAAATCCCTTTGCCAGCGGCCCCGAATCTTTAAGAGTTGCTGCCAGCACCTCTGGCTCATTACGCACATTTCGACCCGTTTTAGCGAACGGTGAAGCCGCTTCAGGCGGCGGCAACCACCTCCAGGAAGTCCCCCGAGCTCCTACACCAGTACCGGATGGTCCTCTTCGCGGCCTTCCAGGGAGAGGACCCGGGCAAGCGAAACTGAGGCGCGAGTCGACTTTGAGCCATCAGCCCCTTTCAAATAACTCGTCATTTACAGAATCAAGACAGCCATTATCGCCGAGCCAGGAGGACGGGCGCTCACCAGAGTCTATCGCGCCGACCCCTACCTATTCAGTAGAGAGTCCAGCTGATATTGGCTCGTCACCACCAGTTCAGCGAGCCACTCCCTTTATTCGATCAAGCCCTCCTCCGTCAAGTCCCATTCTTCCACCCATGCCGCCAACCGAACTTCCCCATGATGCGAGCTTTGTTAcggatgatttggatgatCTTTTTGGTGACGAGGCTATCGCACCGATTCCAATCGCGCCCAAGAAATCACATGCTGCTGCCGCCCTTCGAAAACCCACGGAAGCAAGGAATGCTAGCGGCGTACCTatccaagtcttccagaTGCAAGATGGGCCAACTGGCCAAGATCTTGTACACATTTTCAGTTACAATACCCCTCAACCTGCCTCAGCTTCAGGAAATGATAAACCAGATAACGCATCCCTCCCGCCACTGAAGAAGGCGCCAGTTCGAATagcagccaagaaaaagaccaAGCCTGCCTCTCCACCAGGCATGGCTCCCACTCCTCCGCCTACGACTGACGCTGCCGAAAAGCCAGTAAGCCCTTCCCTAGTAGCCGATACAGGAATGGATGATTCTACTCGGAAACCAGCCCACCCCATCAACATTGCCCCTAAACCTGCACTAGAGCAACCACAAGGTCAGGACATTGACGGACAAGCGCCCGAGAAGGAGACTCAACCTGCAAAGGCACAAATTGTGGCGAGACCACCGCGGCAACTAAGCCGATCCCAGTCTGCTGGTCCACTAGCACTCCCAGCAATTCCAGCCAGTGAACCGGCAGGGCCATCGTCACTTTCACAATCCGTAACTGTCGAGCCGGAGTTCCCTGCTCCGCCAGCTCCTTCAACACTGAAGCGAGCAGCTTCCACTGGGCCACTTACTCTTCCCATTCCTGCGAGCGATCCAGTTGTGCCTATCGCTCTTCCTACAAGCACAGAACACATCGACTCGGTCATCGCCAGGAGTGATGCCATCCCACCGCCCTCGTCACCGCCGCTCACGTCAACCAGAGCAAACAAGAACTTTGTGAAGAAACACGCCATCAAGCAACGACTTGAAGAGGCCATCATGAACGGAGAGATGCCTCCGTACTGTAGCAACTGCGGCGCTATTGAGACACCGACCTGGCGCAAAATCTGGGTGCAGGAGAATGACGGTATTCCTGAATACTGTGAATACTCTGAGAAGCCCGGCAAAATTACAGCGATCGAGATCCTACAACGAGATGCGGACGAGAAACCCACTCTACACCGATTGATCAAGAAAAGTTTGGCgtccgacgacgacagagAAAAGTGGCAGGAACGGCTTCTTTGCAACCCTTGTGGTATTTGGCTCACCAAATGCAAAAGCCATCGCCCCCAAGACAGGTGGGACAAGGACCTGGCACGCGTAGGACAAGAACGCAGAAAGCGAGGAACTGGCCGAAGCAAGAAGTCTCGTGGCAAGGATGATGGAGGCGTGAATCCGACTTCAGAGGCTTATCTGCCTACGGATGCCCTTGGGCCGATCGAACCGTCTTCCCCGAAGAAGCCATATGTAGATGGTCCTCAGAATCAACAGGATCTGGATCTTAATATGCGCGAGACATCCGCCGGCCTCGACATGCAGGAATCACGCTCTAACCCGGGGTCGACTCACTCCAGGGGAAGCGGAACAGTGAAGAGTCCCATAGATGTGGAGTTCGACGAGGCAGTTGGCAGCACGAAGCGACTGCTATTCCCCTCTCCTCGAAAAGATGGAACACCGAAGACGTTGGGAGAAATCGACGTTAATATCGTGCAGACTACGGATGATTGCCGACCAAAGGGCTCAGGAATCGGCAAGGAGAACATGGCCAGCACACGGCATGATGGTGAAGCCAATGACGATAACGATCTCGAGGCGTTGTTTAAGAGTCCAACGCTACCGCGGCcgtcaacaccaccaccaaacgccaaagcTACTACACCCAGCGAGCCATTCAAGACGCCTACTCGCCCCACGCCCAGCCACAGACCGATTACTAGAAGCATATCACGATCGATTCGATCTATTAGATCAATTGCATCACCCAGCCAGGCGCTCATGGATCGAACTCCCACCAAGACGCCGCGATTACCAGGGAGCGCCAGCCGAAGGCGCAGCCCTCGAAATCACCAAGGTGGATTCGAAGTATTCGATACACCAATCAGCCGTACCATCAGCCAGATGTTCTCGGAGGGCAATGGCTTTGGGGGTGACGACCTAGACCTGAGTAGTCTGCCAGCGCTGGACGGTAATGCCGGCAGCCTgattgactttggcaaccTTCTCAGCACAGATGCCGTGATGCCAAGCTCGCCACCAAAGGACGGATCCATGTCGTTTGACTATCATGCGTCATCTAGTGTGTGGGCTCAATGGGACTTGGATACAGCTGGTAGTATGGACACCGACTAA
- a CDS encoding DNA polymerase alpha/primase associated subunit (similar to Coccidioides immitis RS XP_001239649.1), which translates to MAESEIQSRFSPNTPLEPDILSEIHSILRLHDLSVEDFFFKWESYCIKMDLDAQAGLSLSSLRSLKQNLQDELEKSRRAAQVRNERKVVNATPKANSGGDVFGMLDGLVPSTPATGRLNRNAGGSALKRKMDGLKMGSSPGMSDQLKSMNGLPATSFADRVNPGDVVEVLNSHLQPAEAPIAPFSEPRIKLTAASDQKKMAYKPLAMKLSEASEILDDRIDDFMAIVQDHHKLDDSAFGSAASQSTTEIVAVGRIASDSMEGKLNAASLVLETSRRTGMGLRVPLKMEKIRSWSFFPGQIVALRGNNATGNEFVVNEILEIPLLPNAASSSSALEAHREKFKGGPDAMDAADSYADALILTGPFIDIDHPLIATGDFDLPEEATQDPDTATMSTVFKYLFATALNRACSANPHLTIVLVPSVRDILDKHVSWPQDSMPRKDLGLPKSAKIVSNPMTLSMNEMVIGISSQDILYELRTEELAKTSGDLMGRLVRYLVEQRHYFPLFPTTERGKLPKTGTEEGIATGAVVDVSYLRLGEMVNVRPDVVLVPSSLPPFVKVVESVLAINPGPLSKRKGAGTYARMTLYPPTVDGGDMQSHRIFDRARVEIVRI; encoded by the exons ATGGCAGAATCCGAAATCCAATCCCGCTTCTCACCAAACACCCCCCTCGAACCCGATATCCTCAGCGAAATCCATTCCATTCTCCGCCTGCACGACCTCTCTGTTGAGgatttcttcttcaaatggGAGTCCTACTGTATAAAGATGGATCTAGATGCGCAGGCTGGGCTATCACTATCCAGCTTGCGCAGCCTAAAGCAGAATCTTCAAGATGAGCTAGAGAAGAGCCGTCGCGCAGCGCAGGTCCGCAACGAGCGCAAGGTGGTGAATGCCACGCCAAAGGCTAACTCTGGTGGAGATGTTTTCGGCATGTTGGACGGACTGGTGCCTAGCACGCCGGCGACGGGGAGGCTGAATCGAAATGCTGGTGGGAGCGCATTGAAAAGGAAGATGGATGGTTTGAAGATGGGAAGTTCACCAGGCATGAGTGACCAACTAAAATCTATGAATGGGCTGCC GGCAACTTCGTTTGCGGACCGTGTAAACCCAGGGGACGTGGTTGAAGTGCTGAAcagccatcttcaacctgctGAAGCACCTATCGCGCCGTTCTCCGAGCCGAGAATCAAGCTGACTGCCGCGTCGgaccagaagaagatggcgtaTAAGCCGTTGGCTATGAAACTCTCTGAAGCGAGTGAGATTCTGGACGACCGCATCGACGACTTCATGGCGATTGTGCAAGACCACCACAAGCTAGACGACTCGGCATTTGGAAGCGCCGCGAGCCAGAGCACCACCGAAATAGTGGCCGTGGGAAGAATCGCCTCTGACTCAATGGAGGGCAAACTAAACGCCGCATCTCTTGTCCTCGAAACATCTCGCCGAACTGGCATGGGTCTACGAGTACCActcaagatggagaagattcgTTCATGGAGCTTCTTCCCCGGCCAAATCGTCGCCCTGCGCGGTAACAACGCCACTGGCAACGAATTTGTCGTCAACGAGATCCTCGAGATTCCTCTGCTCCCCAACGCcgcgtcgtcgtcttccgcTCTCGAAGCCCACCGGGAGAAATTCAAAGGCGGACCAGACGCCATGGAT GCCGCGGACTCGTATGCCGATGCGCTCATCCTCACCGGCCCGTTCATCGACATTGACCACCCCCTAATTGCCACGGGGGACTTTGACCTCCCTGAAGAAGCTACACAAGACCCTGACACAGCTACAATGTCCACcgtgttcaaatacctcTTTGCCACGGCATTGAACCGTGCGTGTTCTGCAAATCCCCATCTTACGATTGTTCTAGTGCCCTCCGTACGAGACATTCTCGACAAGCACGTTTCCTGGCCGCAGGACAGCATGCCCCGCAAGGACCTGGGCTTGCCAAAATCCGCGAAAATCGTATCAAACCCCATGACACTATCGATGAACGAAATGGTCATTGGAATCTCGTCACAAGATATCCTGTACGAGTTGAGGACCGAGGAACTAGCCAAGACGAGTGGTGATTTGATGGGCAGGCTGGTGCGATATCTCGTCGAGCAGAGACACTACTTCCCCTTGTTTCCTACCACTGAGAGAGGGAAATTACCAAAGACTGGTACGGAAGAAGGGATTGCGACGGGCGCAGTTGTAGATGTTAGTTATTTGAGACTAGGGGAGATGGTTAATGTCCGACCGGACGTTGTGCTTGTTCCGAGCTCTTTGCCGCCCTTTGTAAAG GTTGTTGAGAGTGTATTGGCCATCAATCCTGGTCCGTTGTCGAAACGGAAAGGGGCAGGGACGTATGCCAGGATGACGTTATACCCGCCTACCGTTGATGGGGGGGACATGCAAAGTCACAGAATCTTTGATAGGGCGAGGGTGGAAATTGTTAGGATATAA
- a CDS encoding micro-fibrillar-associated 1 (similar to Metarhizium robertsii ARSEF 23 XP_007825366.1) — MPPPKRMTANPARPIRHRVGKPSGQESSSDSDSSDEEQTTAAPIPPPPKAASAGKIASNLGKVDLNARRQEAEAAEKHRIEAERAQRLAAEEGFVTEEESAEDEDQGESEEDSGSSEEESSEEEAPRRLMIRPKFVPKSQRGKETLDKEKSEEATRLAEEAAKKKAADDLVEEQIRKDLAARAAGKKHWDDDENSDSDVDTTDGLDPEAEEAAWRVRELKRLKRARLAIEERERELAEVERRRNLTEEERKAEDEAHLAKQREEKDSKGKMSYMQKYYHKGAFFQEEAEAAGLLQRDIMGTRIADDVRNREALPEYLQRRDMTKLGKKGGTKYRDMRSEDTGRWGEFNDRKGGRHGGDERFRPDDDRFKPDERDAKGANAVPLGDKERRRHDDRREDNYRPRDRSRSRSPTREDDKDRRRKRSTSRDMYDSDKRRRVDDI; from the coding sequence ATGCCGCCCCCAAAGCGCATGACCGCCAACCCGGCGCGTCCAATACGACACCGCGTAGGCAAACCAAGCGGCCAAGAATCATCCTCAGACAGCGACAGCAGCGATGAAGAGCAGACGACAGCAGCACCTATtcctccaccacccaagGCCGCCAGCGCAGGCAAAATCGCCAGCAACCTAGGAAAGGTGGACCTCAACGCCAGaaggcaagaagcagaagcagcagaaaagcACAGAATAGAAGCCGAGCGAGCACAGCGATTAGCCGCCGAAGAAGGCTTCGTCACAGAGGAAGAGAGCGCAGAGGATGAAGACCAAGGGGAATCAGAAGAGGACAGCGGCTCGTCCGAAGAAGAAAGcagcgaagaagaagccccACGAAGATTAATGATACGACCGAAATTCGTACCAAAAAGCCAACGCGGGAAAGAAACGCTCGACAAGGAAAAATCCGAAGAAGCAACCCGGCTCGCCGAggaagccgccaagaaaAAAGCAGCCGACGACCTCGTCGAGGAGCAAATACGCAAAGATCTCGCGGCACGGGCTGCCGGCAAAAAACACTgggacgacgacgaaaatTCAGACTCGGACGTCGACACCACGGATGGTCTGGACCCTGAGGCAGAGGAAGCGGCCTGGCGAGTGCGGGAGCTCAAGCGCCTCAAGCGCGCGAGACTAGCGATTGAGGAGCGCGAGCGGGAACTAGCTGAAGTTGAGCGCAGACGGAACCTGACAGAGGAAGAGCGCAAggccgaggacgaggcgCACCTCGCGAAGCAGCGCGAGGAAAAGGACAGCAAGGGCAAGATGTCGTACATGCAGAAGTACTACCACAAGGGCGCGTTCTTCCAGGAGGAAGCAGAGGCGGCGGGGCTGCTGCAGCGCGATATCATGGGCACGAGGATCGCGGATGATGTGCGCAACAGAGAGGCTTTGCCGGAGTATTTGCAGCGCAGAGACATGACCAAGTTGGGTAAGAAGGGCGGCACGAAGTACAGGGACATGCGGTCTGAAGATACAGGTCGCTGGGGGGAATTTAACGATCGGAAGGGCGGGAGACACGGCGGCGACGAGAGATTTAGACCCGATGACGATAGGTTCAAGCCTGACGAGAGGGATGCAAAAGGTGCCAATGCAGTTCCGCTGGGGGATAAAGAACGCCGAAGACACGATGACAGGAGAGAGGATAATTACAGGCCTAGAGACAGGTCACGATCTCGGTCGCCGACAAGagaagacgacaaggacaggCGCAGGAAGAGAAGCACCTCGCGGGACATGTACGATAGTGATAAGCGGCGCAGAGTCGACGATATATGA
- a CDS encoding NAD dependent epimerase/dehydratase family protein (similar to Metarhizium acridum CQMa 102 XP_007812313.1) — protein sequence MSSNVERRALVTGATGLLGREIAAAFQQSPGWAVKGTGHSRADGIDILKVNLEDEDLSELVAALDRTKPQVIIHSAAQRFPDKVDKDPEGARTLNIAASRRIAKLALSREILLIYISTDYVFPGTPGDAPYEADAIPKPTNLYGQTKFDGEQAVLEEAAKAGNPGSVVVLRVPVLYGHAETPAESAVNVLMDSVWKAQTEGSNIKMDHWAIRYPTNTEDIGRVCRDVAAKYLDEIRAGNRTALPSILQFSSEDKMTKYEICQLFGQIMGLDISNIEANTQGNDPNAAVQRPYDCHLSTKALKDLGIDVSTCNFVDWWRREVRAFGE from the exons ATGTCGTCAAACGTTGAACGGAGGGCACTTGTAACCGGTGCAACCGGTTTGCTGGGCCGGGAGATCGCCGCTGCCTTTCAGCAGAGCCCTGGGTGGGCTGTCAAGGGCACAGGGCACTCCCGAGCTGATGGTATTGATATACTCAAAGTAAAccttgaggatgaggatcTTTCGGAGCTCGTGGCTGCCCTTGATCGCACCAA ACCACAGGTCATTATCCATT CTGCCGCCCAAAGATTCCCGGATAAAGTTGACAAAGACCCCGAGGGAGCCAGAACACTCAACATTGCAGCCAGCAGGCGgattgccaagttggcatTGTCTCGCGAGATCCTGCTCATATACATCTCGACAGATTATGTCTTCCCAGGTACCCCTGGAGATGCTCCATACGAAGCAGATGCGATTCCCAAGCCGACAAATTTGTATGGACAAACCAAGTTTGATGGAGAGCAGGCTGTTCTAGAAGAAGCCGCTAAAGCAGGCAATCCCGGTTCTGTCGTGGTTCTACGTGTTCCAGTCTTGTACGGCCATGCTGAAACGCCTGCCGAGAGCGCCGTAAATGTCTTGATGGACTCTGTCTGGAAAGCCCAGACCGAGGGATCTAACATTAAGATGGATCACTGGGCTATTCGGTACCCTACCAATACTGAGGACATTGGTCGTGTCTGTCGAG ATGTGGCGGCCAAATATCTCGATGAGATTCGGGCTGGTAATCGCACGGCTTTACCGTCGATCCTCCAGTTCTCCAGCGAGGACAAAATGACAAAGTACGAGATTTGCCAGCTGTTCGGTCAGATAATGGGACTGGACATATCGAATATAGAGGCAAATACCCAGGGAAATGATCCAAACGCTGCAGTACAGCGCCCATATGACTGTCACCTTAGCACAAAAGCGCTGAAGGATTTAGGTATCGACGTTTCCACGTGCAACTTTGTTGATTGGTGGCGGCGAGAGGTTCGAGCGTTTGGCGAGTAG
- a CDS encoding ubiquitin-like protein (similar to Glarea lozoyensis ATCC 20868 XP_008078956.1) yields the protein MADGAMAMTLGPTAAVLPPPPPPHQDVSRYRCLRGKSVSSPRDFDVFQDGKCSSDGDSSSSGSDEYSFTSSLRSRSKSVSTLRSVFLRSQEPPPPMPPLPAKVLNPKPINISAQSSLKILENLKSPIFSSEHPQWRSIAIINKEAANEDGSRQNRDGAAAGPGPQSQDQEDLDQSDHHKDHRKDNQKDWFRLQTPDSADESAADDNPKEADGDCAAVSDVNNHHRRSNEGAATGDTSLLADEVARLEAETDRILAEQKKLELARLQAQLVTPPPKPKRPLLEKLTFFSRSKRSTGANSQPGTPSTIVSAIFSPAFSQSSRDSSIEEPPTHPLPEFKMSFIERGGKGIVPQTDAPVSASNGGERRVVVRCLSSTINLAVTAETSPVDILKTTADMTRHNISPATSVIVECYFVLGLERRLRRYERVRDVMNSWDRDQQNALLILTGDSAKSDQDLDLESVPRTDEPPQGFSMQLHHSSKPGKWNKRWVTLLDNGQIYAAKSPNSQPSDKDSNVLCHLTDFDIYAPKESEMRRNLKPPKRFCYAIKSQQKTVVFANGENFVHFFSTDDSLQAASFYDKVHAWRSWYLVNRMVDLQTRSRAPQISYDPKANNPVSPKRSTVGSRGSTSARASIVEEEVVDEPLMNVNAFRMSKIVITPEDIKSNKTAAVRSKSVHRSGTLKKNGAANLEVPKTVREEEPEFATGGLLGSTYDKLKQTDAASVASSSKTGSDGPFTEAPSLLNGGISKSSSDASDQMKRQVEEEEKNNEATSWFPSAAEHSARVRSQVVHQPSPPHLRRPMTADTAGNAPAARRERQPAPLLSFTNDFPEPPRFREGPAGVRQVPGQPLINFASGGATREPRDSAPRQNVSRRGLPASNAGGLATSPPPQHPPPPPGPRFRSKSAVTQRRYNPNEANHPPMPAMPNRRHPHHAEPRGPPRFPAPEPLVNRAK from the exons ATGGCAGATGGTGCTATGGCTATGACGCTGGGCCCGACTGCTGCCgttcttccaccaccaccaccaccacatcaagACGTCTCAAGATATCGCTGTCTTCGCGGGAAGAGCGTGTCATCTCCACGCGATTTTGACGTATTTCAAGACGGAAAATGCAGTTCTGACGGCGACTCAAGTTCTTCTGGGTCAGACGAGTACAGTTTTACCAGTTCTTTGAGATCTCGTTCAAAGAGTGTTTCGACTCTCCGCAGCGTATTTCTGAGGTCTCAGGaaccgccgccgcccatgccgccacTTCCAGCAAAGGTGCTGAACCCTAAGCCGATCAATATTTCAGCCCAGTCTAGCCTCAAGATTTTGGAGAACTTAAAATCGCCCATTTTCAGTTCAGAACACCCACAATGGAGATCGatcgccatcatcaataaAGAGGCAGCCAATGAGGACGGCAGCAGGCAAAACCGGGATGGCGCCGCTGCGGGTCCAGGTCCTCAatcccaagaccaagaagactTGGACCAGTCCGACCACCATAAAGACCATCGCAAGGACAATCAAAAGGACTGGTTCCGGCTGCAAACTCCTGACAGCGCGGACGAATCCGCGGCCGACGACAATCCCAAGGAGGCAGACGGCGACTGCGCTGCTGTTTCGGACGTCAACAACCATCACCGTCGAAGCAACGAGGGCGCCGCCACGGGTGACACAAGTCTTTTAGCAGATGAGGTCGCTCGCCTTGAGGCTGAGACGGATAGAATTCTAGCTGAACAAAAGAAGCTGGAACTTGCGCGACTTCAAGCACAGCTCGTCACACCTCCGCCGAAACCAAAGCGCCCACTCCTTGAAAAACTCACCTTTTTCTCTCGAAGTAAACGATCTACAGGTGCCAACAGCCAGCCTGGCACACCCAGCACAATTGTGTCGGCCATCTTCTCTCCAGCCTTCAGTCAATCCAGCCGTGACAGTAGCATCGAAGAACCACCAACACACCCACTTCCTGAATTCAAGATGAGTTTCATTGAACGAGGAGGCAAGGGTATTGTGCCGCAAACTGACGCGCCAGTGTCCGCTAGCAATGGCGGAGAGAGA CGTGTAGTTGTGCGATGCCTTTCTTCCACAATTAACCTGGCTGTCACAGCAGAGACTTCTCCCGTTGACATACTGAAAACGACGGCTGATATGACACGACACAATATCAGCCCGGCAACGAGTGTCATTGTAGAGTGTTACTTTGTTCTTGGGCTCGAGCGTCGTCTCCGTCGATATGAGCGCGTGCGCGACGTCATGAACTCTTGGGACCGAGACCAACAAAATGCCCTCCTGATCCTGACCGGTGATTCTGCAAAGAGCGACCAGGATCTAGATTTGGAATCTGTTCCTCGCACAGACGAGCCCCCTCAAGGTTTTTCTATGCAACTTCATCATTCGTCAAAGCCTGGCAAATGGAACAAACGTTGGGTGACGCTTCTGGATAACGGACAGATATATGCAGCTAAATCGCCCAATTCTCAGCCATCTGACAAGGACAGCAATGTGCTGTGCCATCTGACAGACTTTGACATCTACGCCCCTAAGGAAAGTGAGATGCGCCGCAATCTCAAACCGCCAAAGAGGTTCTGTTATGCCATCAAGAGTCAGCAAAAGACGGTTGTGTTTGCCAACGGCGAGAACTTTGTGCACTTTTTCTCAACTGATGATTCGCTGCAAGCAGCTTCTTTTTATGACAAAGTACATGCTTGGCGAAGCTGGTACCTGGTCAATCGCATGGTTGATCTCCAGACGAGGAGCCGAGCTCCGCAAATTTCATATGACCCCAAGGCCAACAATCCTGTGAGCCCAAAGAGGAGCACAGTGGGCAGTAGAGGTAGTACCAGCGCACGGGCTTCTATAGTGGAAGAGGAGGTAGTTGACGAACCGCTGATGAATGTCAATGCATTTCGTATGAGCAAAATTGTCATCACACCGGAAGacatcaagagcaacaagacTGCTGCTGTCAGATCAAAGTCTGTTCATCGATCGGGCacgttgaagaagaatggcgcCGCCAACCTCGAGGTCCCCAAGACTGTCAGGGAAGAGGAACCAGAGTTTGCAACTGGCGGTTTGCTTGGCAGTACCTATGACAAGCTCAAACAAACCGACGCTGCCAGTGTGGCGTCATCTTCCAAGACCGGTTCTGACGGCCCATTCACCGAGGCCCCGTCTCTTCTGAATGGCGGCATTTCCAAATCCTCATCGGATGCATCTGATCAAATGAAGAGGCaggttgaggaagaggagaagaacaACGAAGCTACATCCTGGTTCCCTTCTGCTGCGGAGCACTCGGCTCGTGTTCGAAGCCAAGTCGTCcaccaaccatcaccaccgcACCTTCGCAGACCAATGACCGCCGATACGGCAGGTAATGCACCGGCCGCTCGCCGAGAGAGGCAGCCGGCACCGCTGCTCAGCTTTACAAATGATTTCCCCGAACCTCCACGATTTCGTGAAGGGCCAGCAGGCGTCAGACAAGTTCCTGGCCAGCCTCTGATTAACTTTGCGTCAGGCGGCGCAACCAGAGAGCCTCGTGACAGTGCTCCTCGACAGAACGTATCTCGTCGGGGTCTCCCTGCCTCAAATGCTGGTGGTTTGGCAacctcgcctcctcctcagcaCCCCCCACCACCTCCCGGACCCCGATTTCGTAGTAAATCGGCCGTCACACAACGACGATATAACCCTAACGAAGCTAATCATCCTCCAATGCCGGCTATGCCTAACAGACGTCATCCACACCATGCTGAACCCCGTGGCCCACCAAGATTTCCTGCTCCGGAGCCGCTGGTGAACAGGGCCAAGTAA